The Anaerotignum propionicum DSM 1682 sequence ATTGCTTATGCAATCGGTAGCCCGTTTGTAATTGCAAATTTTGCACTAGCCCAAATGGTTAGAAGTGAAGGTGCTGCCACCGAATCAATGATTGGAATGATAATAAGTGTCGTCATCAATATTATTCTTGACCCAGTTTTTATCTTTCTTTTCCATATGGATGTTATGGGTACTTCCGTTGCAACTGTCATTGGCAACGTCTGCGCGGTGGCTTATTATATTTACTATTTGAAAAGAAAAAGCCAATTCCAGAGTGTTAGTATCAAGGATTTTAAGCCTAACGGAGAAATACTCTTTAATATCTTCAAAATTGGCATTTCTGCTTTCCTTCTGTCCGGATTTTTGATTATTTCAAGCCTTATGTTCAACAACTATGCAATTATTTATGGAGATCATGTTGTTGCAGCATTTGGTGTAGCTAACCGTATATGCCAAATATCAGATTTTATTGGTATGGGGCTATATATGGGTGTTGTTCCATTGATTGCATTTTCTTATGCTTCCAATAATACACAGCGTTTGCAAGAGGTTTTGAAAAAAACTGCATTGTATCTCGTAAGTATTATTCTTACGATTGCTTTTACTCTATTTTTATTGCGCACACAGATTATACAATTATTTAGCTCAGATAAAAATGTGATAGAAGTCGGTGTAATTATTCTTTCGGCACTACTGCTTTCAACATTGTTCGCAGGTATATCAGGGCTGTTAACTAGTATGTTTCAAGCCT is a genomic window containing:
- a CDS encoding MATE family efflux transporter; the encoded protein is MENKQKDAMYYLEQAPVTKAIIHMAIPMILGMVANMIYNITDAYFIGMLKNTPMLASITLALPFTTILMAIGELFGTGGSTYISRLLGEKDLIGVRKASSVNFYLSLLSGIVFMLICLPALSPILKLLGATGESLLYTRSYVIAYAIGSPFVIANFALAQMVRSEGAATESMIGMIISVVINIILDPVFIFLFHMDVMGTSVATVIGNVCAVAYYIYYLKRKSQFQSVSIKDFKPNGEILFNIFKIGISAFLLSGFLIISSLMFNNYAIIYGDHVVAAFGVANRICQISDFIGMGLYMGVVPLIAFSYASNNTQRLQEVLKKTALYLVSIILTIAFTLFLLRTQIIQLFSSDKNVIEVGVIILSALLLSTLFAGISGLLTSMFQAFGKGFQSNIMSVSRGVALIPIIIIANSLFQLNGVIWSMTVSEFFACLTGTILWLFSKKAINEKALQERMTFDTDVM